The Pseudomonas orientalis genome contains a region encoding:
- a CDS encoding YkgJ family cysteine cluster protein, translating into MKPQLIAAAELDRLETWQKYSAHMCGGCVSSCCTLPVEVKIKDLIRIGIVDEFERGDPPKNIAKRLQKEGIVERYNNKSEIFTLQRMSNNDCLYLDRKTRFCTIYDKRPDTCRNHPKIGPRPGYCAYKPKEVVRETKFKTLDKF; encoded by the coding sequence ATGAAGCCTCAACTGATCGCCGCCGCGGAACTCGACCGTCTCGAGACCTGGCAGAAATATTCCGCCCACATGTGCGGCGGCTGCGTGTCCAGCTGCTGCACGCTGCCGGTCGAGGTGAAGATCAAGGACCTGATCCGCATTGGCATCGTCGATGAGTTCGAGCGCGGCGACCCGCCGAAGAACATCGCCAAGCGCTTGCAAAAGGAAGGCATCGTCGAGCGCTACAACAATAAATCCGAGATTTTTACCCTGCAGCGCATGAGCAACAATGATTGCTTGTACCTGGATCGTAAGACGCGCTTCTGCACTATTTATGACAAGCGCCCGGATACCTGCCGCAATCACCCCAAGATCGGCCCGCGGCCGGGGTATTGCGCGTACAAGCCGAAAGAAGTGGTGCGCGAGACCAAGTTCAAGACCCTCGATAAGTTCTGA
- a CDS encoding glycogen/starch/alpha-glucan phosphorylase yields the protein MSQEPLAREAEVAAFRDAVLTKLTYAVGKDPDHAFDHDWFEAIALAARDQMVDHWMDHTRRIYRKGQKRVYYLSLEFLIGRLLYDSLSNLGVLEIAREALSELGVDLERIRLLEPDAALGNGGLGRLAACFMESMSTLGIAGHGYGIRYEHGLFRQAIVDGWQQEQTERWLDFGNPWEFERAEVIYPIGFGGSVETLADASGKMIQVWSPSETVRAVAYDTPVVGWRGASVNTLRLWRARAVEDLHLERFNAGDHLGAVAEVARAESISRVLYPADSTEAGQELRLRQEYFFVSASLQDLLRRHKNMHGTVLSLGEHAAIQLNDTHPSIAVAELMRQLVDLHDIPWEAAWDVTVETLSYTNHTLLPEALETWPVGLMERMLPRHMQIIYLINARHIDSLRAKGIHDFDVLRAVSLIEEDNGRRVRMGNLAFLGSHSVNGVSGLHTQLMRSTVFSELHKLYPERINNKTNGITFRRWLYQANPKLTSMLVDALGPDILDTMETRLGELETFAEKQTFRKAFADQRLHSKRALADIIHERLGISVNPAAMFDVQVKRIHEYKRQLLNLLHTVALYQAIRAEPEVDWVPRVKIFAGKAAASYHQAKLIIKLTNDIARTVNNDPTVRDLLKVVFLPNYNVSLAESIIPAADLSEQISTAGFEASGTSNMKFGLNGALTIGTMDGANVEMHERVGAEHMFIFGLSAQQVEARKHAGEFNAGPDIAASHRLNDVLQAIRGGVFSPDDPGRYVGLIDGLIDYDRFLVCADFDSYWDAQARVEAHWHDSKAWWRSAVLNTARMGWFSSDRTIREYATEIWKALD from the coding sequence ATGTCTCAGGAACCACTTGCACGAGAAGCAGAGGTAGCCGCATTTCGCGATGCCGTCTTGACCAAACTCACCTACGCGGTGGGCAAGGACCCGGACCACGCCTTCGACCATGACTGGTTCGAGGCCATTGCCCTGGCCGCACGCGACCAGATGGTCGACCACTGGATGGACCACACGCGGCGCATCTACCGCAAAGGCCAGAAGCGCGTGTATTACCTCTCGCTGGAATTTCTTATCGGCCGCCTGCTCTACGACAGCCTGAGCAACCTTGGCGTGTTGGAGATCGCTCGCGAAGCCCTGTCCGAGCTCGGCGTCGACCTTGAGCGCATTCGCCTGCTCGAACCCGACGCGGCGCTTGGCAACGGTGGCCTGGGCCGCCTGGCGGCGTGCTTCATGGAAAGTATGTCGACCCTGGGCATTGCCGGTCACGGTTATGGCATTCGTTACGAGCACGGCTTGTTCCGCCAGGCAATTGTCGATGGCTGGCAGCAGGAGCAGACCGAACGCTGGCTGGATTTCGGCAACCCCTGGGAGTTCGAACGCGCCGAAGTGATCTACCCGATCGGTTTCGGCGGCAGCGTGGAAACCCTGGCGGACGCGTCCGGCAAGATGATTCAGGTGTGGTCGCCCAGCGAAACCGTACGCGCGGTGGCCTATGACACCCCGGTAGTCGGCTGGCGTGGCGCCAGCGTCAACACACTGCGCCTGTGGCGTGCCCGCGCGGTGGAAGACCTGCACCTGGAACGCTTCAACGCCGGTGACCACCTGGGCGCCGTGGCCGAGGTGGCCCGCGCCGAAAGCATCTCCCGCGTGCTTTACCCGGCCGACAGCACCGAAGCGGGGCAGGAGCTGCGCCTGCGTCAGGAATACTTCTTCGTGTCCGCCTCGTTGCAGGACTTGCTGCGCCGCCACAAGAACATGCACGGCACGGTGCTGAGCCTGGGCGAACATGCCGCCATCCAGCTCAACGACACCCACCCGTCCATCGCCGTGGCCGAGTTGATGCGCCAGTTGGTCGACCTGCACGATATCCCGTGGGAGGCCGCGTGGGACGTCACCGTCGAAACGCTTTCCTACACCAACCACACCTTGTTGCCCGAGGCGTTGGAAACCTGGCCTGTCGGCTTGATGGAACGCATGCTGCCCCGGCACATGCAGATCATCTACCTGATCAACGCCCGACACATCGACTCGCTGCGCGCCAAGGGCATTCATGACTTCGACGTACTGCGCGCGGTGTCATTGATTGAAGAGGACAACGGCCGTCGCGTACGCATGGGCAACCTGGCGTTCCTCGGTTCCCACAGTGTCAACGGCGTGTCCGGGCTGCACACTCAACTGATGCGCAGCACGGTGTTTTCCGAACTGCATAAGCTCTACCCGGAGCGCATCAACAACAAAACCAACGGCATCACCTTCCGTCGCTGGCTGTACCAGGCCAATCCCAAGCTCACGTCGATGCTGGTGGACGCGCTGGGCCCGGACATTCTCGACACCATGGAAACGCGGCTGGGCGAGCTGGAAACCTTCGCCGAGAAGCAGACCTTCCGCAAAGCCTTCGCCGACCAACGCCTGCACAGCAAGCGGGCGCTGGCCGACATCATCCATGAGCGCCTGGGCATTTCGGTGAACCCGGCGGCAATGTTCGACGTGCAGGTCAAGCGGATTCACGAGTACAAGCGCCAGTTGCTCAACCTGCTGCACACCGTGGCGTTGTACCAGGCGATCCGCGCCGAGCCGGAAGTCGATTGGGTGCCGCGGGTGAAAATCTTCGCCGGCAAGGCGGCGGCGAGTTATCACCAGGCCAAGCTGATCATCAAGCTGACCAACGACATCGCCCGCACCGTCAACAACGACCCGACCGTGCGCGACCTGCTCAAGGTGGTGTTCCTGCCCAACTACAACGTCAGCCTGGCGGAAAGCATCATTCCGGCGGCGGATTTGTCGGAGCAGATTTCCACCGCCGGTTTCGAGGCGTCGGGTACCAGTAACATGAAGTTCGGCCTCAACGGCGCGCTGACCATCGGCACCATGGACGGCGCCAACGTGGAGATGCACGAGCGCGTGGGCGCCGAGCATATGTTCATCTTCGGCCTCAGTGCCCAGCAGGTGGAAGCCCGCAAGCATGCCGGCGAATTCAATGCAGGGCCGGATATTGCCGCGTCCCACCGGTTGAACGATGTGCTGCAAGCGATCCGTGGCGGGGTGTTCTCGCCGGATGATCCGGGCCGGTATGTGGGGTTGATCGACGGGCTGATCGACTACGACCGCTTCCTGGTGTGTGCCGACTTCGACTCCTACTGGGACGCCCAGGCGCGGGTCGAGGCGCATTGGCACGACTCCAAGGCCTGGTGGCGCTCGGCGGTGTTGAACACGGCGCGGATGGGCTGGTTCAGCTCGGACCGTACCATCCGCGAATACGCCACCGAAATCTGGAAAGCCCTCGACTAA
- a CDS encoding class 1 fructose-bisphosphatase, translated as MSRVTLSRYLIEQTRSNNTPADLRFLIEVVARACKEISHAVSKGALGGVLGSMGTENVQGEVQKKLDVISNEILLEANEWGGHLAGMASEEMDNAYQIPGKYPKGAYLLVFDPLDGSSNIDINAPVGTIFSVLRCPNEYLSQNEALNEKAFLQPGTEQVAAGYAIYGPQTMLVLTLGDGVKGFTLDREMGSFVLTHEDISIPASTQEFAINMSNQRHWEEPVKRYVNELMEGEEGPLKKNFNMRWVAAMVADVHRILTRGGLFMYPRDSREPSKPGKLRLMYEANPMSFLVEQAGGASTDGHQRILDIQPEGLHQRVAVFLGSKEEVERVTAYHK; from the coding sequence ATGTCCCGCGTTACCTTGAGTCGCTATTTGATCGAGCAGACCCGCAGCAACAACACGCCTGCCGATCTGCGCTTCCTTATCGAAGTGGTGGCGCGTGCCTGTAAGGAAATCAGCCACGCCGTGTCCAAAGGCGCACTGGGTGGTGTCCTGGGCAGCATGGGCACTGAAAACGTGCAGGGCGAAGTGCAGAAGAAGCTCGACGTCATCTCCAACGAGATCCTGCTCGAAGCCAACGAATGGGGCGGTCACCTGGCCGGCATGGCGTCCGAAGAAATGGACAATGCCTACCAGATCCCGGGTAAATACCCTAAAGGCGCGTACCTGCTGGTATTCGACCCACTGGACGGCTCGTCCAACATCGACATCAATGCCCCGGTCGGCACCATCTTCTCGGTACTGCGTTGCCCGAACGAATACCTGAGCCAGAACGAAGCCCTGAACGAAAAGGCCTTCCTGCAGCCCGGCACCGAGCAGGTCGCCGCCGGTTACGCGATCTACGGCCCGCAGACCATGCTGGTCCTGACCCTGGGCGATGGCGTCAAGGGCTTCACCCTGGACCGCGAAATGGGCAGCTTCGTACTCACCCACGAAGACATCTCCATTCCTGCCTCCACCCAGGAATTCGCGATCAACATGTCCAACCAGCGTCACTGGGAAGAACCGGTGAAACGCTATGTCAACGAATTGATGGAAGGCGAAGAAGGCCCGTTGAAGAAAAACTTCAACATGCGCTGGGTCGCGGCCATGGTGGCCGACGTGCACCGCATCCTGACCCGTGGCGGTCTGTTCATGTACCCACGTGACAGCCGCGAGCCTTCCAAGCCGGGCAAGCTGCGCCTGATGTACGAAGCCAACCCGATGTCGTTTCTGGTTGAGCAGGCGGGCGGTGCGTCCACTGACGGCCACCAGCGCATCCTCGACATCCAGCCCGAAGGCCTGCACCAGCGAGTGGCGGTGTTCCTGGGTTCGAAGGAAGAAGTTGAGCGTGTGACGGCTTATCACAAGTAG
- a CDS encoding lipoprotein, with protein MSLRRLALLAFCVLLAACSKVNQENYQKLSAGMAKAEVESLLGKPTDCSGALGMSSCTWGDKNSFISVQYAGDKVLMFSGQGLK; from the coding sequence ATGTCTTTACGCCGTCTCGCCCTGCTGGCTTTTTGCGTGCTGTTGGCCGCTTGCAGCAAGGTCAACCAAGAAAATTACCAGAAGCTGTCGGCCGGCATGGCCAAGGCCGAGGTGGAGTCGTTGCTGGGCAAGCCGACCGATTGTTCCGGCGCACTGGGCATGTCCAGTTGCACCTGGGGCGATAAAAACAGCTTTATCAGCGTGCAGTATGCCGGTGACAAGGTTCTGATGTTTTCCGGGCAAGGCCTGAAGTAA
- a CDS encoding lipocalin family protein: MMRFVVFLCASLFLAGCASHSGDDLQPKTASHVNLKRYQGTWYELARLPMYFQRNCAQSEARYTLLPDGDMSVFNRCLTPEWKWQEAKGTATPQVPGKTDKLWVEFDNWFTSLLPGVAKGDYWVLYVSDDYKTAIVGSPSRRYMWILSRTPTVSADTREDLLSRARQQGYDTTRLIFRTPDKQMAKSSQ; the protein is encoded by the coding sequence ATGATGCGTTTTGTTGTGTTCCTTTGCGCCAGCCTGTTTTTGGCGGGCTGTGCCAGCCATTCTGGCGATGATCTGCAACCCAAGACCGCGAGTCACGTCAACCTCAAGCGTTACCAGGGCACCTGGTATGAGCTGGCCCGCTTGCCGATGTACTTCCAGCGCAATTGTGCGCAGTCCGAAGCGCGCTACACCTTGTTGCCCGATGGCGACATGTCGGTGTTCAACCGCTGCCTGACGCCTGAATGGAAATGGCAGGAAGCCAAAGGCACGGCCACGCCCCAGGTGCCGGGCAAGACCGACAAGCTCTGGGTGGAATTCGACAACTGGTTTACGTCGTTACTGCCCGGCGTCGCCAAGGGCGATTACTGGGTGCTGTATGTCAGCGATGACTACAAGACGGCCATCGTCGGCAGCCCTAGCCGGCGTTATATGTGGATCCTGTCGCGTACGCCAACGGTGAGCGCCGACACCCGTGAGGACCTCCTGAGCAGGGCGCGGCAGCAGGGGTATGACACGACGCGGTTGATCTTCCGTACTCCAGATAAGCAGATGGCCAAGAGTTCGCAGTAA
- a CDS encoding formimidoylglutamate deiminase: MSAFFAERALLPDGWANDVRLEISADGRLTKVEANATADGAERLRGPVLAGMPNLHSHAFQRAMAGLAEVAGNPNDSFWTWRDLMYRMVGKISPDQLQVIARQLYIEMLKAGYTSVAEFHYVHHDVSGQPYADRTELSRQISQAAASSGIGLTLLPVLYTHSGFGGQAPNDGQRRFINSTENYLDLQARLQPMLAAQPAQHLGLCFHSLRAVTPEQIKQVLAASDTACPVHIHIAEQQKEVDDCLAWSGKRPLQWLYDNVDVNERWCLVHATHADSDEVTRMARSRAIAGLCLTTEANLGDGIFPAVDFLAQGGRMGIGSDSHVSLSVVEELRWLEYGQRLRDQRRNRLYRDDQPMVGRTLFDAALDGGAQALGQPVGRLEVGKRADWIVLDGNDPYLATASEDGILNRWLFAGGDRQVRDVLVNGQWVVRDGRHAGEEDSSRAFTQVLRDLLS, translated from the coding sequence ATGTCTGCTTTCTTTGCCGAACGCGCGCTGCTGCCTGATGGATGGGCCAATGATGTACGTCTTGAAATCAGCGCCGATGGGCGGCTGACGAAGGTAGAGGCCAATGCCACGGCAGACGGCGCCGAGCGGCTCAGGGGGCCGGTACTGGCCGGCATGCCGAACCTGCATTCCCACGCCTTCCAGCGCGCCATGGCGGGCCTGGCTGAAGTGGCAGGCAATCCGAACGACAGTTTCTGGACCTGGCGCGACCTGATGTACCGCATGGTCGGCAAAATCAGCCCGGACCAGTTGCAGGTCATCGCCCGCCAGCTGTACATCGAAATGCTCAAGGCCGGCTATACCTCGGTGGCCGAGTTTCACTATGTACACCACGACGTCAGCGGCCAGCCCTATGCCGACCGCACAGAGCTGTCGCGCCAGATCAGCCAGGCAGCCGCCAGCAGCGGGATCGGCTTGACCCTGCTGCCGGTGCTTTATACGCATTCGGGGTTCGGTGGCCAGGCCCCCAACGACGGGCAGCGCCGGTTTATCAACAGCACCGAAAACTACCTGGATTTGCAGGCGCGCCTGCAGCCGATGCTTGCCGCGCAACCTGCGCAGCACCTGGGCCTGTGTTTCCACTCCCTGCGGGCAGTCACGCCCGAGCAGATCAAGCAAGTGCTGGCCGCCAGCGACACGGCTTGTCCGGTGCACATCCACATTGCCGAACAGCAAAAGGAAGTCGACGACTGCCTGGCCTGGAGCGGCAAACGCCCATTGCAGTGGCTGTATGACAATGTCGACGTGAATGAACGCTGGTGCCTGGTTCATGCCACCCATGCCGACTCCGATGAAGTGACGCGCATGGCCAGGAGCCGGGCGATTGCCGGTTTGTGCCTGACCACCGAAGCCAACCTGGGTGATGGCATTTTCCCGGCAGTGGATTTTCTGGCCCAGGGCGGCCGCATGGGTATCGGCTCCGACAGCCATGTGTCACTGAGCGTGGTGGAAGAATTGCGCTGGCTGGAATACGGCCAGCGCCTGCGCGATCAACGGCGCAATCGTCTGTATCGCGACGACCAGCCGATGGTGGGCCGCACGCTGTTCGATGCGGCGCTGGACGGTGGCGCCCAAGCGCTGGGGCAGCCGGTTGGCCGCCTGGAAGTGGGCAAGCGGGCGGACTGGATCGTGCTGGACGGTAACGATCCGTACCTGGCCACGGCCAGTGAAGACGGGATTCTCAATCGCTGGCTGTTTGCCGGTGGTGATCGGCAAGTGCGTGATGTACTGGTCAACGGCCAGTGGGTGGTGCGCGATGGGCGTCATGCTGGCGAAGAAGACAGCAGCCGGGCATTCACCCAGGTCTTGAGGGATTTGTTGAGCTAA
- the hutC gene encoding histidine utilization repressor — protein sequence MDESPAPLYARVKQMISQQILNGNWPPHYRVPSESELVSQLGFSRMTINRALRELTAEGLLVRMQGVGTFVAEPKSQSALFEVHNIADEIASRGHRHTCQVITLGEEAAGSERAVALEMREGGRVFHSLIVHFENDIPVQIEDRFVNALVAPEYLQQDFTQQTPYAYLNQVAPLTEGEHVVEAILADAAECKLLQIEAGEPCLLIRRRTWSGRQPVTAARLIHPGSRHSLEGRFSK from the coding sequence ATGGACGAAAGTCCGGCGCCCTTGTATGCCCGCGTCAAACAGATGATCAGCCAGCAGATCCTCAACGGCAACTGGCCGCCCCATTACCGCGTGCCGTCGGAGAGCGAGCTGGTCAGCCAACTGGGCTTCAGCCGCATGACCATCAACCGCGCGTTGCGTGAGCTGACGGCCGAAGGGTTGCTGGTGCGCATGCAGGGTGTGGGTACGTTCGTCGCCGAGCCCAAGAGTCAGTCGGCGCTGTTTGAAGTGCACAACATTGCCGATGAGATCGCCTCCCGTGGCCATCGCCATACGTGCCAGGTCATTACCCTGGGCGAGGAAGCGGCCGGTTCCGAACGCGCCGTTGCCCTGGAAATGCGCGAAGGCGGGCGGGTGTTTCACTCGTTGATCGTGCATTTCGAAAACGACATTCCGGTGCAGATCGAAGACCGTTTCGTCAACGCCCTGGTCGCCCCGGAATACTTGCAGCAGGATTTCACCCAGCAAACGCCCTACGCCTACCTCAACCAGGTGGCCCCGCTGACCGAAGGCGAGCACGTGGTTGAAGCGATCCTCGCCGATGCCGCCGAATGCAAGCTGCTGCAGATCGAAGCGGGCGAGCCCTGCCTGCTGATTCGCCGGCGCACCTGGTCCGGCCGCCAGCCGGTCACGGCAGCGCGCCTGATTCACCCCGGTTCCCGGCACAGCCTCGAAGGACGCTTCAGTAAATGA
- a CDS encoding HutD/Ves family protein: MSSVNVWRAADYVRMPWKNGGGSTEEITRDAGTGLEGFGWRLSIADIAESGGFSTFAGYQRVITVIKGAGMVLTVDGEEQRGLLPLQPFAFAGDSQVSCRLITGPIRDFNLIYSPERYHARLQWVDGVQRFFSTARTVLVFSVADEVKVLGEKLGHHDCLQVDGNTGLLDISVSGRCCIIELTQRG, encoded by the coding sequence ATGAGTTCAGTCAACGTCTGGCGCGCCGCCGACTATGTGCGCATGCCGTGGAAGAACGGCGGCGGCAGTACCGAAGAAATCACCCGCGACGCGGGCACCGGCCTTGAGGGTTTCGGCTGGCGCCTGTCGATCGCTGATATTGCCGAGTCGGGCGGGTTTTCCACCTTCGCCGGTTACCAGCGCGTGATTACGGTGATCAAGGGCGCGGGCATGGTGTTGACCGTCGACGGTGAGGAACAGCGCGGTTTGTTACCGCTGCAGCCGTTTGCCTTTGCCGGTGACAGCCAGGTGTCGTGCCGCTTGATCACCGGGCCGATCCGCGATTTCAACCTGATCTACTCGCCTGAGCGTTACCATGCGCGCTTGCAGTGGGTGGATGGCGTGCAACGCTTTTTCAGCACGGCCCGGACGGTGCTGGTGTTCAGCGTTGCCGATGAGGTGAAGGTGCTGGGCGAGAAACTCGGCCATCACGATTGCCTGCAAGTGGACGGTAACACCGGCTTGCTGGATATCTCGGTCAGTGGCCGCTGCTGCATCATCGAACTGACACAGCGCGGTTAA
- the hutU gene encoding urocanate hydratase, producing MTDFSKARPTKYRDVEIRAARGNTLTAKSWLTEAPLRMLMNNLDPQVAENPKELVVYGGIGRAARNWECYDQIVESLTHLNDDETLLVQSGKPVGVFKTHSNAPRVLIANSNLVPHWASWEHFNELDAKGLAMYGQMTAGSWIYIGSQGIVQGTYETFVEAGRQHYDSNLKGRWVLTAGLGGMGGAQPLAATLAGACSLNIECQQVSIDFRLNSRYVDEQATDLDDALARIAKYTGEGKAISIALLGNAAEILPELVKRGVRPDMVTDQTSAHDPLNGYLPAGWTWDEYRARAKTEPAAVIKAAKQSMAVHVKAMLEFQKQGIPTFDYGNNIRQMAQEEGVENAFDFPGFVPAYIRPLFCRGIGPFRWAALSGDPQDIYKTDAKVKELIPDDAHLHNWLDMARERISFQGLPARICWVGLGQRAKLGLAFNEMVRSGELSAPVVIGRDHLDSGSVASPNRETESMQDGSDAVSDWPLLNALLNTASGATWVSLHHGGGVGMGFSQHSGMVIVCDGTDEAAERIARVLHNDPATGVMRHADAGYQIAIDCAREQGLNLPMIK from the coding sequence GTGACCGATTTTTCGAAAGCAAGGCCTACAAAATACCGTGACGTCGAAATCCGCGCCGCCCGCGGTAACACGCTCACCGCCAAAAGCTGGCTGACCGAAGCGCCGCTGCGCATGTTGATGAACAACCTCGACCCGCAAGTGGCCGAGAACCCCAAGGAACTGGTGGTATACGGCGGTATTGGTCGTGCGGCGCGCAACTGGGAATGCTACGACCAGATCGTCGAGAGCCTCACCCACCTCAATGACGACGAAACCCTGCTGGTGCAATCGGGCAAGCCGGTAGGCGTGTTCAAGACCCACAGCAACGCCCCGCGCGTATTGATCGCCAACTCCAACCTGGTGCCACACTGGGCCAGTTGGGAACACTTCAACGAACTGGATGCCAAGGGCCTGGCCATGTACGGCCAGATGACCGCCGGCAGCTGGATCTATATCGGCAGCCAGGGCATCGTCCAGGGCACCTACGAAACCTTCGTTGAAGCCGGTCGCCAGCATTACGATTCGAATCTCAAAGGCCGTTGGGTGCTTACCGCAGGTCTGGGCGGCATGGGTGGCGCGCAACCACTGGCCGCGACCCTGGCCGGTGCCTGCTCGTTGAACATCGAGTGCCAGCAGGTCAGCATCGATTTCCGCTTGAACAGCCGCTATGTCGACGAGCAAGCCACCGACCTCGACGACGCCCTGGCGCGCATCGCCAAGTACACCGGGGAAGGCAAAGCCATCTCCATCGCCCTGCTGGGCAACGCCGCCGAAATTTTGCCTGAGCTGGTCAAGCGTGGCGTGCGTCCGGACATGGTCACCGACCAGACCAGCGCCCACGACCCGCTCAACGGTTACCTGCCGGCCGGCTGGACCTGGGACGAATACCGCGCCCGCGCCAAGACTGAGCCCGCCGCCGTAATCAAGGCAGCCAAGCAGTCGATGGCCGTGCACGTCAAAGCCATGCTGGAGTTCCAGAAGCAGGGCATCCCGACGTTCGACTACGGCAACAACATCCGCCAGATGGCCCAGGAAGAGGGCGTGGAAAACGCCTTCGACTTCCCGGGTTTCGTACCGGCCTACATCCGCCCGCTGTTCTGCCGTGGCATCGGCCCGTTCCGTTGGGCGGCGCTGTCCGGTGACCCGCAGGACATCTACAAGACCGACGCCAAAGTCAAAGAGCTGATCCCCGACGACGCCCATCTGCACAACTGGCTGGACATGGCCCGCGAACGCATCAGCTTCCAGGGTTTGCCGGCACGTATCTGCTGGGTCGGCCTGGGCCAGCGCGCCAAACTTGGCCTGGCCTTCAACGAAATGGTGCGCAGCGGCGAATTGTCGGCACCGGTGGTGATCGGCCGTGACCACCTCGACTCCGGCTCGGTCGCGAGCCCGAACCGCGAAACCGAATCCATGCAGGATGGCTCCGACGCCGTGTCCGACTGGCCGCTGCTCAACGCCTTGCTCAACACCGCCAGCGGCGCGACCTGGGTTTCGTTGCACCACGGTGGCGGCGTCGGCATGGGCTTCTCGCAGCACTCGGGCATGGTGATCGTGTGTGACGGCACCGACGAAGCGGCCGAACGCATTGCTCGGGTGCTGCATAACGATCCGGCGACCGGGGTGATGCGTCACGCGGATGCGGGTTACCAGATCGCTATCGATTGCGCCAGGGAACAGGGCCTGAATCTGCCGATGATCAAGTAA
- a CDS encoding purine-cytosine permease family protein produces the protein MAANDTTPLIERRSIDYIPEAERHGRLLSQFTLWMGANLQITAIVTGALAVVLGGDVFWSLIGLLIGQLIGGGVMALHAAQGPKLGLPQMISSRVQFGVYGAAIPIVLVCLMYLGFTATGTVLSGQALGQLFGVSDSVGILIFASVIVLVTVLGYRVIHFIGRVASVIGVIAFVYLFSRLMSQTDVGALLQIRHFSWSSFLLAVSLAASWQIAFGPYVADYSRYLPSKTSSVKTFFAAGAGSVIGAQVAMVLGVFAAAMSNGQFAGHEVAYIVGLSGTGATAALLYFSIAFGKVTISTLNSYGSFMCIATIISGFRGRLEVTRLQRLVFVLVIVGAATLIALLGQHSFLGAFKSFILFLLAFFTPWSAINLVDYYCITRERYDVPALSDPNGRYGRWNLLGISVYVFGVLVQLPFISTKFYTGPLVAALGDVDISWIIGLVLPAAVYYVCAKKWHGTVPDHLILPKEQGALLTTDGLPAQA, from the coding sequence ATGGCTGCGAACGACACCACCCCGTTGATCGAAAGGCGTTCGATCGACTACATCCCCGAAGCGGAACGACATGGTCGTCTACTGAGCCAGTTCACCCTGTGGATGGGGGCCAACCTGCAAATCACCGCGATTGTCACCGGGGCCCTGGCCGTGGTGCTGGGCGGTGATGTGTTCTGGTCGTTGATCGGTCTTTTGATCGGTCAACTGATCGGCGGCGGCGTCATGGCGTTGCATGCGGCGCAGGGGCCCAAGCTTGGCCTGCCGCAGATGATCTCCAGCCGGGTGCAGTTCGGCGTGTATGGCGCGGCCATCCCGATCGTGCTGGTGTGCCTGATGTACCTGGGCTTTACCGCCACCGGCACCGTGTTGTCCGGGCAGGCGCTGGGCCAGTTGTTCGGGGTCAGCGACAGCGTGGGCATCCTGATCTTTGCCAGTGTCATCGTGCTGGTCACGGTGCTTGGTTACCGGGTGATCCATTTCATTGGGCGTGTTGCCAGCGTCATCGGCGTGATCGCCTTTGTCTACCTGTTCAGTCGCCTGATGAGCCAGACCGATGTTGGCGCACTCCTGCAGATCCGTCACTTCAGCTGGAGCAGTTTTCTGCTGGCGGTGTCGCTTGCGGCCTCCTGGCAGATCGCCTTCGGCCCCTACGTTGCGGACTATTCGCGTTACCTGCCGAGCAAGACGTCATCGGTGAAAACCTTCTTCGCCGCGGGTGCGGGCTCAGTGATTGGTGCACAGGTGGCGATGGTGCTCGGTGTGTTTGCCGCCGCCATGTCCAACGGCCAATTCGCCGGGCATGAAGTGGCCTACATCGTTGGCTTGAGCGGTACGGGGGCCACTGCGGCGTTGCTGTACTTCAGCATCGCGTTCGGCAAGGTCACCATCTCCACGCTCAATTCCTACGGCAGCTTCATGTGCATTGCGACCATCATCAGCGGTTTTCGTGGCCGCCTTGAGGTCACCCGTTTGCAGCGCCTGGTGTTCGTGCTCGTCATCGTCGGTGCGGCAACCCTGATCGCGTTGCTCGGCCAGCACTCGTTCCTCGGTGCGTTCAAGTCGTTCATCCTGTTCCTGCTGGCGTTCTTCACGCCCTGGAGCGCGATCAACCTGGTGGATTACTACTGCATCACCCGCGAGCGCTACGACGTGCCGGCCTTGTCCGACCCGAACGGACGCTACGGTCGCTGGAACCTGTTGGGGATCAGCGTCTATGTGTTCGGCGTGCTGGTGCAGTTGCCGTTCATCTCAACCAAGTTCTACACGGGGCCCCTGGTGGCTGCGCTGGGGGACGTGGATATTTCCTGGATCATCGGCCTGGTACTGCCTGCAGCCGTGTATTACGTGTGTGCGAAAAAATGGCACGGCACGGTGCCCGATCATCTGATCCTGCCGAAAGAGCAGGGCGCTTTACTCACAACAGACGGGCTGCCTGCGCAAGCCTGA